In a single window of the bacterium HR11 genome:
- the glpX gene encoding Fructose-1,6-bisphosphatase class 2: MGERPQRNLALELVRATEAAAMVAARLAERGERASADVAAAQAMRLVLQTIDMDGTIVIGEGEKGEVPALFRGELVGTGRPPAVDVAVDPIEGPPVESLNRPNTLAMVALADRWSLWDPGPCQHVEVLVAEGAARDVVDLNRGPVENLQAVAAALHRDVRDMTVFVVDEPRHEDLIQALQSVGVYVRRSPGGFVLGAILAAMTGTGVDVLMGTARAPEAVLAAAAVKALGGTLQARRAPQDATERVRLEAALGPRLWETLTVDDLVRSDDVFFAATGITDGALLRGVQFHRASVVTDSIVMRGRTGTVRYIRSLHRLDKLMRFSQIDYTGEGPTPYR, encoded by the coding sequence ATGGGTGAACGACCCCAACGGAACTTGGCGTTGGAGCTCGTCCGGGCCACCGAGGCCGCCGCTATGGTCGCCGCCCGCTTGGCCGAGCGGGGCGAGCGGGCGTCGGCCGACGTCGCCGCCGCCCAGGCCATGCGGCTGGTCCTCCAGACGATCGACATGGACGGCACGATCGTGATCGGCGAGGGTGAGAAAGGAGAGGTCCCGGCCCTTTTTCGGGGCGAGCTCGTCGGGACGGGCCGGCCCCCGGCCGTCGACGTCGCCGTCGACCCCATCGAGGGCCCGCCGGTCGAATCCCTGAACCGGCCCAACACGCTGGCGATGGTCGCCCTCGCCGACCGGTGGAGCCTGTGGGACCCCGGTCCCTGTCAGCACGTCGAGGTCCTCGTCGCCGAGGGCGCCGCCCGGGACGTCGTTGACCTGAACCGGGGGCCCGTCGAGAACCTGCAGGCGGTCGCCGCCGCCCTGCATCGAGACGTCCGAGACATGACCGTCTTTGTCGTTGACGAACCCCGGCACGAGGACCTCATCCAGGCACTCCAGTCGGTCGGGGTCTATGTACGACGGAGCCCCGGAGGCTTCGTCTTGGGCGCCATCCTGGCGGCGATGACCGGGACCGGCGTCGACGTCCTGATGGGGACTGCCCGGGCCCCGGAGGCCGTCCTGGCCGCGGCCGCCGTCAAGGCCCTGGGCGGGACTCTCCAGGCCCGACGGGCCCCCCAGGACGCCACGGAGCGGGTCCGCCTGGAGGCGGCCCTCGGGCCGAGACTCTGGGAGACCCTGACGGTCGACGACCTGGTCCGCTCGGACGACGTCTTCTTCGCCGCCACGGGGATCACCGACGGCGCCCTCCTGCGAGGCGTCCAGTTCCACCGGGCCAGCGTCGTCACCGACAGTATCGTCATGCGGGGCCGGACCGGGACGGTCCGGTACATCCGGTCCCTCCACCGTCTGGACAAGCTGATGCGCTTCAGCCAGATCGATTACACCGGCGAGGGCCCGACGCCCTATCGGTAA
- the degS gene encoding Signal transduction histidine-protein kinase/phosphatase DegS: MKFPKVIRRGRTRLAASALLELTERELCRIVLDIHDGPVQDMYAALSQVDALQKKLVGADDRDRPSPEAVAQSLTQVGALIRNALWSIRNFIGAFAPPEFQKRDLVSVLEGLIIQHEELTGCRVELAVTPPIPDVAPPVKIVLYRILQEALSNAYRHAGTDRQYVHLYSRDDGVVLEVWDEGVGFDVERVLTQAPTDRRMRVGLRGMRERVVLVGGTFTIESRPGQGTHITVWVPGHAGHS; this comes from the coding sequence ATGAAATTTCCTAAAGTCATCCGTCGTGGTCGGACTCGGCTGGCCGCCTCGGCGCTCCTGGAATTGACGGAACGGGAGCTGTGCCGGATCGTCCTGGACATCCACGACGGACCCGTCCAGGACATGTATGCCGCCCTCTCCCAGGTCGACGCCCTTCAGAAGAAACTGGTCGGTGCCGACGACCGGGACCGACCGAGTCCGGAAGCCGTCGCCCAGAGCCTGACCCAGGTCGGGGCCTTGATCCGGAACGCCCTGTGGAGTATCCGCAACTTCATCGGCGCTTTCGCTCCACCCGAATTTCAAAAGCGGGACCTGGTCTCCGTCCTCGAGGGTCTGATCATCCAGCACGAAGAACTGACGGGATGCCGAGTCGAGCTGGCCGTCACGCCGCCCATCCCCGACGTGGCCCCGCCGGTCAAGATCGTCCTTTACCGGATCTTGCAGGAGGCCCTCTCGAACGCCTACCGCCACGCCGGGACGGACCGGCAGTACGTCCATCTCTATTCCCGAGATGACGGCGTGGTCCTGGAAGTCTGGGATGAGGGCGTCGGCTTTGACGTGGAGCGAGTCCTGACGCAGGCCCCGACGGACCGCCGCATGCGGGTCGGACTGCGGGGCATGCGGGAGCGGGTCGTGCTGGTCGGAGGCACGTTCACCATCGAAAGCCGCCCCGGTCAAGGCACACACATCACCGTTTGGGTACCGGGTCATGCAGGCCATTCGTGA
- the liaR_1 gene encoding Transcriptional regulatory protein LiaR, with product MQAIRDTLPQGVIRIVLADDHPLVLQGLRSFLDQEPDIEVVATATDGQQLLDALQRYRPDVVVLDLQMAGMDGWACLQHIRAEGWPVRVLILSAFGDSESIRAAIEHQADGFVLKTDAPQQTVAAIRQVYHGHLVFPRSAHRWLAGAPGEGEAGRDLSRREWEVLELVARGLSNKQIARTLGLSLSTVKFHIQNIFMKIGAANRTEAARFFYEHRPRSRG from the coding sequence ATGCAGGCCATTCGTGACACACTCCCTCAGGGCGTCATCCGAATCGTTTTAGCCGACGACCACCCCCTGGTCCTCCAGGGCCTGCGGTCCTTCTTAGACCAAGAGCCGGACATCGAAGTCGTGGCGACGGCCACCGACGGCCAGCAACTGCTGGACGCCCTCCAGCGCTACCGGCCCGACGTCGTCGTCCTGGACCTCCAGATGGCCGGCATGGACGGATGGGCCTGCCTTCAGCACATCCGGGCCGAGGGGTGGCCCGTGCGGGTCCTGATCCTGAGCGCCTTCGGCGATAGCGAGTCGATCCGGGCGGCCATCGAGCACCAGGCCGACGGCTTCGTCCTCAAGACGGACGCGCCCCAGCAGACGGTGGCGGCCATCCGGCAGGTCTATCACGGCCATCTGGTCTTTCCCCGGTCGGCCCACCGGTGGCTGGCGGGGGCCCCCGGGGAAGGCGAAGCCGGGCGGGACCTATCCCGGCGGGAGTGGGAGGTCCTCGAGCTGGTGGCTCGGGGTCTGAGCAACAAGCAGATCGCCCGGACGCTGGGCCTGAGCCTGAGTACCGTAAAGTTTCACATTCAGAACATATTCATGAAAATTGGGGCGGCGAATCGGACCGAGGCGGCCCGCTTCTTCTACGAACACCGGCCCCGCTCGCGAGGATAG
- the vgb gene encoding Virginiamycin B lyase: MEITAVRPAVAIEGGEVVIEATDWPVDRYREVSVWFGDQPGHIVLQKRNLCRVRVPTDATGEGQVRLRDAVIAEFRLTVGQRVLSDIHAVDNPVVDHLGYVYTTYSGTRDETPPVSVFRLGPDGTVEHYVTAIRNATSLALDVNDHLYVSSRFEGRVYKVLDRDQLEVYAEGLGVPFGLAFNRENYLFVGDREGKIYKISSQREVSVFAELPASPIAYHLAFDPDGNLFVAVPQLASDTIYMIDALGNVIPYYSGLGRPHGMAFDDAGNLYVCQGRVHDSGVFRFDAQGHIRKVIASPPVVGLTFDENRNVWLATPQALYRIAVPPEFFE, from the coding sequence ATGGAAATCACGGCCGTTCGACCGGCGGTCGCTATCGAGGGCGGCGAGGTCGTGATCGAAGCGACGGACTGGCCCGTCGACCGATATCGGGAAGTGTCCGTCTGGTTTGGCGATCAGCCCGGCCACATCGTCTTGCAGAAACGGAATCTTTGCCGAGTCCGGGTCCCGACAGACGCCACCGGCGAGGGCCAGGTCCGTCTGCGGGACGCGGTCATCGCCGAGTTTCGGCTGACCGTCGGCCAGCGGGTCCTGTCGGACATCCATGCCGTCGACAACCCGGTCGTCGACCATCTGGGGTATGTATACACGACCTACAGCGGGACCCGGGACGAGACCCCGCCCGTGTCCGTGTTCCGTCTCGGGCCTGACGGAACGGTCGAACACTACGTGACGGCCATCCGCAACGCCACGTCCCTGGCCCTGGACGTCAACGACCATCTCTACGTCAGCAGTCGATTCGAGGGTCGGGTTTACAAGGTCCTGGACCGGGACCAGTTGGAGGTGTATGCCGAGGGGTTGGGTGTCCCCTTTGGCCTGGCCTTCAATCGGGAGAACTATCTCTTCGTCGGGGACCGGGAGGGGAAGATCTATAAAATCTCGTCCCAGCGAGAGGTCAGCGTCTTTGCCGAGCTCCCGGCGAGCCCCATCGCCTATCATCTGGCCTTCGACCCGGACGGCAACCTCTTCGTGGCCGTCCCCCAGCTCGCCTCGGATACCATCTACATGATCGACGCCCTGGGGAATGTGATCCCGTACTACAGCGGCCTGGGCCGTCCCCACGGGATGGCCTTCGACGATGCCGGCAACCTCTACGTCTGCCAGGGTCGGGTCCACGACAGCGGCGTCTTCCGTTTTGATGCCCAGGGTCACATCCGGAAGGTCATCGCCAGCCCACCCGTCGTCGGCCTCACCTTCGACGAGAACCGAAACGTCTGGCTGGCTACGCCCCAGGCCCTCTATCGCATCGCCGTGCCCCCTGAATTCTTTGAATGA
- a CDS encoding Beta-monoglucosyldiacylglycerol synthase has product MTIEYLIIGAYLCGILGLSLFGFHRYIMVYLYRKYVHGDPPPPPPPVEWPTVTVQLPVYNENHVVARLLKAVAALDYPRDRLEVQVLDDSTDETTQTIAYWVEYYRRQGLAITHIHRKNRTGFKAGALAHGLRTARGEFIAVFDADFVPPPDFLKRTIPYFQDPTVGLVQVRWEYLNRHFSVLTRIQSVMLDGHFVIEHAARNRSGRFFNFNGTAGVWRRAAIESAGGWEYDTLTEDLDLSYRAQLRGWQFIYLKDYTVPSELPVETAAFMRQQFRWAKGSTQTALKLLPRIFRSGVAPRVKLEAFFHLTANMSYVLIVWVGLLLGPVIWARYRLGLYHLLWLDVPLFCLATLSVATFYVLSQQENPTGLRGWWNWLWVIPMLMAVGIGISLNNARAVLEALFGVASPFERTPKYGITHGSAHPGWMLSTYRLRNGLMPLLGLGMGLYFVSVLYFCIEEGLWYSVPFVTLFMTGFLYTSGTMLWQTWVLPWSARRLGVAPARHPLGM; this is encoded by the coding sequence ATGACCATCGAATATCTCATCATCGGGGCCTATCTATGCGGTATCCTCGGCCTGTCGCTCTTCGGCTTTCATCGGTACATCATGGTCTACCTGTACCGGAAGTACGTTCACGGGGATCCCCCGCCGCCCCCGCCGCCGGTCGAATGGCCGACGGTGACCGTTCAGCTCCCGGTTTATAACGAAAACCACGTGGTCGCCCGCCTCCTGAAGGCCGTCGCCGCCCTGGACTACCCCCGGGACCGTCTGGAAGTCCAGGTCCTGGACGACTCGACGGACGAGACGACCCAGACGATCGCGTACTGGGTCGAGTACTATCGACGCCAGGGCCTGGCCATCACCCACATCCACCGGAAAAACCGGACGGGCTTCAAGGCCGGGGCCCTGGCCCACGGCCTCCGTACGGCCCGGGGAGAGTTTATCGCCGTCTTCGACGCCGACTTCGTGCCGCCCCCGGACTTTTTAAAGCGGACGATCCCTTACTTTCAGGACCCGACCGTCGGCCTCGTCCAGGTCCGGTGGGAATACCTCAACCGGCATTTTTCGGTCCTGACCCGCATCCAGTCCGTCATGCTGGACGGCCACTTCGTCATCGAGCACGCCGCCCGAAACCGGTCGGGTCGATTTTTCAACTTCAACGGGACGGCCGGCGTCTGGCGTCGGGCGGCCATCGAATCGGCCGGCGGATGGGAGTACGACACCCTGACGGAGGACCTGGACCTGAGCTACCGGGCCCAACTGCGGGGGTGGCAGTTCATCTACCTGAAGGACTATACCGTCCCGTCCGAATTGCCGGTCGAGACGGCGGCCTTCATGCGTCAGCAATTCCGATGGGCGAAGGGCTCGACCCAGACGGCCCTCAAGCTCCTGCCCCGGATTTTCCGGAGCGGGGTCGCCCCCCGCGTGAAGCTCGAAGCCTTCTTTCACCTGACGGCGAATATGTCGTATGTCCTGATCGTGTGGGTCGGCCTCCTGCTGGGACCCGTGATCTGGGCCCGCTATCGCCTGGGCCTGTATCATCTGTTGTGGCTGGACGTCCCCCTCTTCTGTCTGGCGACCCTCTCGGTGGCGACCTTTTATGTGCTCTCCCAGCAGGAGAACCCGACGGGCTTGCGGGGATGGTGGAACTGGCTGTGGGTCATCCCCATGCTGATGGCCGTCGGGATCGGGATCTCGCTCAACAACGCCCGGGCCGTCCTCGAGGCGCTCTTCGGCGTGGCCTCACCCTTCGAGCGGACGCCCAAGTACGGTATCACGCACGGATCGGCCCATCCGGGCTGGATGCTCTCGACCTACCGGTTGCGGAACGGACTCATGCCCCTCTTGGGTCTGGGGATGGGCCTGTACTTCGTGAGCGTGCTGTACTTTTGTATCGAGGAAGGCCTCTGGTACAGCGTCCCCTTCGTGACCCTCTTCATGACTGGCTTCCTGTACACATCGGGCACGATGCTCTGGCAGACATGGGTCCTCCCGTGGAGCGCCCGCCGACTTGGCGTGGCCCCGGCCCGACACCCCCTGGGCATGTAG
- the ywle gene encoding Protein-arginine-phosphatase: MEDTGKVLRILVVCTGNLCRSPMAAAYLSHRLRQLGLPHEVQSAGIMAWPDRPASELARQVVASSGLSLDGHRSRPLTADLVAWADWVLVMEPWHRAWIARHFPEQAAKAVLLGTFVDGADDSVIPDPYGEDQAAYVLVWNLLRHALDAWLDNLLGSAKLNSFRASHSS; this comes from the coding sequence ATGGAAGACACTGGGAAGGTCTTGCGGATTCTGGTCGTCTGCACGGGCAATCTCTGCCGGAGCCCGATGGCGGCGGCCTACCTGAGCCACCGGCTCCGGCAACTCGGGCTTCCCCACGAGGTCCAGAGCGCCGGCATCATGGCCTGGCCGGACCGACCCGCCTCCGAGCTGGCCCGACAAGTCGTGGCGAGCTCGGGTCTGTCGTTAGACGGCCACCGGTCCCGGCCCCTGACGGCCGACCTGGTCGCTTGGGCCGACTGGGTCCTCGTCATGGAGCCCTGGCACCGGGCCTGGATCGCCCGTCATTTTCCTGAACAGGCCGCCAAGGCCGTCCTCCTGGGGACCTTCGTCGACGGGGCCGACGACTCGGTCATCCCCGACCCCTACGGGGAGGACCAGGCCGCCTACGTCCTCGTCTGGAATCTCCTCCGCCATGCCTTGGACGCATGGCTTGACAATCTGTTGGGTTCGGCTAAATTGAATTCCTTCCGCGCCTCACATTCGTCTTAA
- a CDS encoding putative acyl-CoA dehydrogenase fadE25, giving the protein MIPSRELLSEENRRYVERAREVAEKYVLPRAAEWDRTGEYPWAAIEALREYDLMGVWIPKEYGGHGAGVLNLCLVVEELSRVCGAVGVAYMVNALGSFPIILGGTEDQKRRYLPAIARGEKLIAFCLSEYGAGSDAGSLKTQAVRDGDAYVITGDKKWTTNADAASIYTVYATTDPEKGTRGISAFIVEKGMEGFIIGKKEDKMGIRAVPVHETHFRACRVPKENLLGGQEGTGFYNAMMTLDRARPGVAAQAVGLAQGAFELAAEWVSKRVQFGQPLISQEAVQFMLADMATAVEAARQLVYTAARAADRDLKTLSMLSAMCKVFASDVAMRVATDAVQLFGGYGYVREYMVEKYMRDAKITQIYEGTNQIQRLVIARNLVRWMSGRDGLLSEFLNVTGARKPEDLRSGEWIPL; this is encoded by the coding sequence ATGATTCCGTCCCGAGAGTTGTTGAGTGAGGAAAATCGGAGGTACGTCGAGCGGGCCCGGGAGGTGGCCGAAAAGTACGTCCTCCCGCGGGCGGCCGAGTGGGACCGCACGGGCGAATACCCCTGGGCGGCTATCGAGGCACTTCGGGAATACGACCTGATGGGGGTCTGGATCCCCAAGGAGTACGGGGGTCACGGAGCGGGTGTCTTGAACCTCTGTCTGGTCGTCGAGGAGCTGTCCCGGGTCTGCGGGGCCGTCGGCGTCGCTTACATGGTCAACGCCCTGGGGTCGTTCCCCATCATCCTGGGTGGGACGGAGGACCAGAAGCGCCGGTACCTGCCCGCCATCGCCCGGGGCGAGAAGCTTATCGCCTTCTGTCTGTCTGAATACGGGGCCGGGTCGGACGCCGGGAGCCTTAAGACGCAGGCCGTCCGGGACGGCGACGCCTACGTGATTACCGGCGACAAGAAGTGGACGACGAACGCCGATGCGGCCTCGATCTATACCGTGTATGCGACGACGGACCCCGAGAAGGGCACGCGGGGGATCAGCGCCTTCATCGTCGAAAAAGGGATGGAGGGGTTCATCATCGGCAAGAAAGAAGACAAGATGGGCATTCGGGCGGTACCCGTCCACGAGACCCACTTTCGGGCCTGTCGGGTGCCGAAGGAAAACCTCCTGGGGGGGCAGGAAGGCACCGGGTTTTACAATGCGATGATGACCCTCGACCGGGCACGACCGGGCGTGGCGGCTCAGGCCGTCGGCCTGGCCCAGGGGGCCTTCGAGCTGGCCGCCGAGTGGGTCTCCAAGCGGGTCCAGTTCGGTCAGCCCCTGATCAGCCAGGAGGCCGTCCAGTTCATGCTGGCCGACATGGCGACGGCCGTCGAGGCGGCCCGCCAGCTGGTGTACACGGCGGCCCGGGCGGCCGACCGGGACCTCAAGACGCTGAGCATGCTGTCGGCCATGTGCAAGGTCTTTGCCTCGGACGTCGCCATGCGGGTGGCGACGGACGCCGTCCAGCTCTTCGGGGGCTACGGCTACGTCCGGGAGTACATGGTCGAAAAGTACATGCGGGACGCCAAGATCACTCAGATCTACGAGGGCACGAACCAGATCCAGCGGCTCGTCATCGCCCGGAACCTCGTCCGATGGATGTCGGGCCGGGACGGCCTGCTCAGTGAGTTCCTGAACGTCACGGGTGCCCGGAAGCCCGAGGACTTACGGAGTGGCGAATGGATACCCCTCTGA
- the galE_2 gene encoding UDP-glucose 4-epimerase, protein MRVLVTGCAGFIGWKVAEYLLQAGHRVVGVDNLNDAYDVRLKYWRLDQLRPHPDFEFHVLDVTDRSALARLFASSASEPSTPNTHPPFDAVLNLAARAGVRPSVLDPWVYYETNVTGTLNLLEACRAAGVRTFILASTSSLYGVRNPLPFREEADTDGPLSPYAASKKAAETLCYTYHYLHGLNVAVLRYFTVYGPAGRPDMSPFRFVQWVVEGRPVVIYGDGRQQRDFTYVDDIARGTLAALSFLQSEVRNPKFEIINLGSDQPVPLMEVVRLVERLVGRPARVEYRPPHPADMPATWADITKARRLLGWAPEVSLEEGFRRLVDWYTACRTWARDIAPGPV, encoded by the coding sequence ATGCGAGTCCTCGTGACCGGTTGTGCGGGCTTCATCGGTTGGAAGGTGGCTGAATACCTCTTGCAGGCCGGCCATCGGGTCGTCGGCGTCGATAACCTCAACGACGCCTACGACGTCCGTCTCAAGTACTGGCGCCTCGACCAGCTCCGGCCGCATCCGGACTTTGAATTTCACGTCTTGGACGTCACCGACCGTTCGGCCCTCGCCCGCTTATTTGCTTCTTCGGCCTCGGAACCCTCGACACCGAACACCCATCCTCCCTTCGACGCTGTCCTCAACTTAGCGGCCCGGGCCGGCGTGCGGCCGTCGGTCCTCGACCCGTGGGTGTACTACGAGACGAACGTGACGGGGACCCTGAACCTGTTGGAGGCCTGTCGGGCGGCCGGCGTGCGCACGTTCATCCTGGCCTCCACGTCGAGCCTCTACGGGGTCCGGAACCCGCTTCCTTTCCGGGAGGAAGCCGACACGGACGGCCCGCTGTCGCCCTATGCGGCCTCCAAGAAGGCGGCCGAGACGCTGTGCTATACCTATCACTACCTGCACGGCCTGAACGTGGCCGTCCTGCGGTACTTTACCGTTTACGGCCCGGCCGGTCGGCCCGACATGAGTCCCTTCCGGTTCGTCCAGTGGGTCGTCGAGGGCCGCCCCGTCGTCATCTACGGGGACGGCCGCCAACAGCGGGACTTCACGTACGTGGACGACATCGCCCGGGGGACCCTCGCCGCCCTCTCGTTTTTACAATCCGAAGTCCGTAATCCAAAATTCGAAATCATCAATCTGGGCTCCGATCAGCCGGTCCCCCTGATGGAGGTCGTCCGCCTCGTCGAACGGCTGGTCGGCCGACCGGCCCGGGTCGAGTACCGGCCCCCACATCCGGCGGACATGCCGGCGACCTGGGCGGACATCACGAAGGCCCGCCGCCTCCTGGGGTGGGCGCCGGAGGTTTCGCTGGAAGAGGGCTTCCGGCGACTGGTCGATTGGTACACGGCCTGCCGGACGTGGGCCCGGGACATCGCCCCGGGGCCGGTGTGA
- the leuA_2 gene encoding 2-isopropylmalate synthase produces the protein MVDVYDLIYDWNRADDEPPGPKRRIQLDDETLRDGLQSPSVLNPPIEAKIRILHLMDALGIDTADVGQPAAGPREYEHTLRLAQETVTAGLRLVPNCAARTVVGDIQPIVDIAERIGRPVEACVYIGSSPLRMDVEGWTLDFLLRRVEEAVTFAVRHGLPVMFVTEDTTRAHPETLTKLYTAAIHCGAQAVCIADTVGHATPRGAYRVTRFIRELCDRTAPGVRVDWHGHRDRGLDVANVLAAVEAGADRVHGAAIGIGERAGNAPMELILVNLKLLGYIDNDLSRLPEYCEAVSRAVGVPIPHNYPVVGRDAFRTATGVHAAAVIKALRRGDVHLANMVYSGVPAHLFGLRQVIEVGPLSGKSNVVYWLESHGYPVTDELVERIFEYAKRSDHILTDAEIEQVIAATAAPA, from the coding sequence ATGGTCGATGTGTATGACCTGATCTACGATTGGAATCGGGCCGACGACGAGCCCCCGGGCCCGAAGAGGCGCATTCAACTGGACGACGAAACCCTGCGGGACGGCCTCCAGAGTCCTTCCGTCCTCAACCCCCCCATCGAGGCGAAAATCCGCATCCTCCATCTCATGGACGCCCTGGGGATCGACACGGCCGACGTCGGTCAGCCGGCGGCGGGCCCCCGGGAGTATGAGCACACCCTGCGGCTCGCCCAGGAGACCGTCACGGCGGGCCTGCGTCTCGTCCCGAACTGCGCGGCCCGGACGGTCGTCGGGGACATCCAGCCCATCGTGGACATCGCCGAGCGCATCGGGCGTCCCGTCGAGGCCTGCGTGTACATCGGCTCCAGCCCCCTCCGCATGGACGTCGAGGGCTGGACGCTGGACTTTCTCCTCCGGCGGGTCGAGGAGGCCGTGACCTTCGCCGTCCGCCACGGCCTGCCCGTGATGTTCGTCACGGAGGACACGACCCGGGCCCACCCGGAGACGCTGACGAAGCTGTACACGGCGGCCATCCACTGCGGCGCCCAGGCCGTCTGCATCGCCGACACGGTCGGTCACGCGACCCCCCGGGGGGCTTACCGGGTGACCCGCTTCATCCGGGAACTCTGCGACCGCACGGCCCCCGGCGTCCGCGTCGACTGGCACGGCCACCGGGACCGGGGCCTGGACGTCGCCAACGTCCTGGCCGCCGTCGAGGCCGGGGCCGACCGCGTCCACGGGGCGGCCATCGGCATCGGCGAGCGGGCCGGCAACGCCCCGATGGAGCTCATCCTCGTCAACTTGAAGCTCCTGGGCTACATCGACAACGACCTGTCCCGTCTGCCGGAGTACTGCGAGGCCGTCTCCCGGGCCGTCGGCGTCCCCATCCCCCACAACTATCCGGTCGTCGGCCGGGACGCCTTCCGGACGGCCACGGGCGTCCATGCGGCGGCCGTCATCAAGGCCCTCCGCCGGGGCGACGTCCACCTGGCCAACATGGTGTACTCGGGCGTGCCCGCCCATCTGTTCGGCCTCCGGCAGGTCATCGAGGTCGGCCCCTTGAGCGGCAAGTCCAACGTCGTCTACTGGCTCGAGTCCCACGGGTACCCCGTGACCGATGAGCTCGTCGAGCGCATCTTCGAGTACGCCAAGCGGTCGGACCACATCCTGACGGACGCCGAAATCGAACAGGTCATCGCCGCGACGGCGGCGCCGGCGTGA
- the hcaC gene encoding 3-phenylpropionate/cinnamic acid dioxygenase ferredoxin subunit, whose translation MAWRRVGRPEDFPEGRGRPVFYGQWRIAVFRVGGRLYAVGHDCPHQGGPLSQGRLVEGPCVVCPLHGWTFDLRTGRSVNVPGASVPTLPVETRADGVYVWIPESAPETGDERSGPSV comes from the coding sequence ATGGCGTGGCGGCGGGTCGGTCGGCCGGAGGACTTTCCGGAGGGTCGGGGCCGGCCGGTCTTCTACGGGCAGTGGCGTATCGCCGTGTTTCGGGTGGGCGGCCGCCTCTACGCCGTCGGTCACGACTGCCCCCACCAGGGCGGTCCCCTATCCCAGGGCCGTTTGGTCGAGGGCCCCTGCGTCGTGTGCCCCCTCCACGGATGGACTTTTGACCTGCGGACGGGCCGGTCGGTCAACGTCCCCGGCGCCTCGGTCCCGACGTTGCCCGTCGAGACCCGGGCCGACGGCGTGTACGTCTGGATTCCAGAGTCGGCGCCGGAGACGGGGGATGAAAGGTCGGGTCCGTCCGTCTGA